From Polynucleobacter sp. JS-JIR-II-b4, a single genomic window includes:
- a CDS encoding FimV/HubP family polar landmark protein: MFRIGQLGLKLLCVVLLGWSSIAGAISLGAPQLQSRPGEPLRVEIPIRAGVDEQAALSSLNVTMPNKASYERLGISQKILDLNPQAMVYRNRQEQLMVLVETVNSVPMTDDPFLDVLVNLNWSSGSLTKTFTLLLGDVQKITVKPGQSLSEIAAIMAPQLDGATLDQTMMALYKANPDAFASGSINRLAAGAELSKPSQALLRSISPAEANQFVADANEQWRAEHGEKEAGTANGKSGNAKTGEVVPKDRLKIGSSADGNDQERRYTEELVAQEKMLEQTKARVAELEKNIADLQRLLDKSKEKKAVDSNFGLGGFGPAILAIGLIGLTGLLLWGLARNARRSEAPSFHADTHHVAKNEKPPASSHFEMPARAKALFDGIDLDLSKPAKEVPATIAAPVSNPLADTLRVKLNLARAYITIEDFSAAKKSLDEVLRISNSVDPAITIEAQGLLAEISHRNT; the protein is encoded by the coding sequence ATGTTTCGTATTGGTCAACTAGGCTTAAAGCTACTTTGTGTTGTTCTGCTTGGTTGGTCATCTATTGCTGGTGCGATTAGCTTAGGCGCTCCTCAACTTCAGTCACGCCCTGGTGAGCCACTCCGTGTTGAGATCCCAATTCGGGCTGGAGTGGATGAGCAGGCTGCTTTATCTAGCCTGAATGTGACAATGCCTAATAAGGCATCTTATGAGCGCTTAGGCATTTCACAAAAGATTCTTGACCTCAATCCGCAGGCAATGGTGTATCGCAATCGTCAAGAGCAACTGATGGTATTGGTAGAGACAGTCAATTCTGTACCGATGACCGATGATCCATTCTTAGATGTATTGGTTAATCTCAATTGGTCTAGCGGTAGCCTTACCAAGACATTCACATTGTTACTCGGTGATGTGCAGAAGATCACCGTAAAGCCGGGGCAGTCCTTATCTGAAATAGCTGCCATCATGGCGCCCCAATTGGATGGTGCTACCTTAGATCAAACCATGATGGCCCTGTATAAGGCCAATCCCGATGCGTTTGCTAGCGGTAGCATCAATCGCTTGGCCGCCGGAGCTGAGTTGTCCAAACCCAGTCAGGCGCTACTTCGTTCTATTAGTCCGGCAGAGGCAAATCAGTTCGTCGCAGATGCTAACGAACAGTGGCGCGCAGAGCATGGCGAAAAAGAAGCAGGCACCGCTAATGGAAAATCAGGTAATGCTAAAACAGGGGAAGTTGTTCCCAAGGATCGACTGAAGATTGGCTCAAGCGCTGATGGCAACGATCAAGAGCGTCGCTACACTGAAGAGTTGGTTGCTCAAGAGAAGATGTTAGAGCAGACTAAAGCTCGAGTTGCTGAGTTAGAAAAGAATATTGCTGACTTACAGAGACTCCTAGATAAATCTAAGGAGAAGAAAGCGGTCGACAGCAATTTTGGCTTAGGTGGATTTGGCCCGGCTATCCTGGCTATTGGTCTGATTGGCTTAACCGGTTTATTGCTCTGGGGATTAGCCCGCAATGCGCGTCGCTCAGAGGCACCAAGCTTTCATGCTGATACACATCATGTTGCTAAAAATGAGAAACCTCCAGCCAGCTCTCATTTTGAAATGCCGGCTCGTGCAAAGGCATTGTTTGATGGCATAGATCTTGATCTTTCAAAGCCTGCAAAAGAGGTTCCCGCAACAATAGCTGCCCCAGTGTCAAATCCACTTGCAGATACTTTGCGCGTCAAATTGAATCTAGCACGTGCTTACATCACTATTGAAGATTTCTCTGCAGCTAAAAAGTCTTTGGATGAAGTGCTTCGTATCAGTAATTCTGTCGATCCAGCCATCACCATTGAAGCGCAGGGCTTGTTGGCAGAAATCTCGCATCGCAATACCTGA
- the leuD gene encoding 3-isopropylmalate dehydratase small subunit produces the protein MEKFTVYKGLVAPLNRENVDTDAIIPKQFLKSIKKTGFGQNLFDEWRYLDHGEPGQDCSTRPINPDFVLNQPRYKGAGILLARKNFGCGSSREHAPWALDQFGFRAVIAPSFADIFYNNCFKNGVLPIVLTEMQVDHLFNETQAFNGYQLTIDLAAQQVITPDGTAYSFEVAPFRKYCLLNGLDDIGLTLQHADKIKAYEAERILKMPWLATQLP, from the coding sequence ATGGAAAAATTTACGGTATACAAAGGTTTAGTTGCTCCGCTTAATCGCGAGAACGTGGATACCGATGCCATTATTCCGAAGCAATTCCTTAAATCAATCAAGAAGACTGGCTTTGGTCAAAACCTGTTTGATGAATGGCGTTACCTCGATCATGGTGAACCTGGTCAAGATTGCAGTACGCGTCCCATTAACCCGGACTTTGTGCTCAATCAACCACGCTACAAAGGTGCTGGCATTCTGTTGGCTCGCAAGAACTTTGGCTGCGGCAGTTCCCGTGAGCATGCTCCCTGGGCCTTGGATCAATTTGGCTTTAGAGCAGTGATTGCCCCTAGTTTTGCAGATATCTTTTACAACAACTGCTTCAAAAACGGTGTTTTGCCGATTGTTTTGACTGAAATGCAGGTTGACCATCTTTTTAACGAAACCCAAGCGTTTAACGGCTATCAATTAACAATTGATCTAGCAGCACAGCAGGTTATTACCCCTGATGGCACTGCTTATAGCTTCGAAGTAGCCCCATTTAGAAAGTATTGCCTTCTTAACGGCTTAGACGATATTGGCCTAACCCTGCAACATGCAGATAAAATCAAGGCTTATGAAGCCGAGCGCATTCTAAAAATGCCTTGGCTTGCGACACAATTGCCGTAA
- the truA gene encoding tRNA pseudouridine(38-40) synthase TruA, whose product MRIALGLQYDGSPYSGWQTQVNHNTVQDELEKAITAFVGEQACAEQPIHTITAGRTDAGVHALGQVVHFDTNVEREDFSWVRGVNSFLPPSIVINWAKPVSDQFSARFSAYEREYIYALQAGPCRSPMSHSRAGYLLVPPNQWLDVKAMKKSAECLIGEHDFSSFRSSECQSKTPVKTIYSIEIVSDQPWLYFRIRGNAFLHHMIRNVVGCFLQIGQGRQKPEWMAEVLAAKNRQIAAPTFMADGLYLAKITYPDEFAIPQPWLENSWLPNQVIGKQKK is encoded by the coding sequence ATGCGCATAGCCCTTGGCCTTCAGTATGACGGCAGCCCCTATTCAGGCTGGCAAACCCAAGTAAATCACAACACAGTACAAGATGAATTAGAAAAGGCCATTACAGCCTTTGTTGGTGAGCAGGCTTGTGCAGAACAGCCCATTCATACAATCACCGCAGGCAGAACCGATGCTGGTGTACATGCCTTAGGACAGGTTGTGCACTTTGATACCAATGTTGAGCGTGAAGACTTTTCATGGGTAAGGGGTGTGAACTCATTCTTGCCGCCATCGATTGTTATTAACTGGGCAAAGCCAGTTTCCGATCAGTTCAGTGCGCGCTTCTCTGCTTATGAGCGCGAATATATTTATGCCTTGCAAGCGGGGCCTTGTCGTTCGCCGATGTCGCACTCACGCGCAGGTTACTTACTGGTGCCCCCAAATCAATGGCTTGATGTCAAGGCTATGAAAAAATCAGCTGAGTGCTTGATTGGCGAACACGACTTCAGTTCTTTTCGCTCATCTGAGTGCCAAAGTAAAACACCGGTAAAAACGATTTACTCCATTGAGATTGTTTCTGATCAACCATGGCTGTATTTCCGAATTCGGGGAAATGCTTTTTTGCATCACATGATCCGCAATGTGGTCGGCTGTTTTTTGCAAATTGGTCAGGGTAGACAAAAGCCCGAGTGGATGGCCGAAGTCTTGGCTGCTAAGAATAGGCAAATCGCCGCTCCTACTTTTATGGCCGATGGCCTATATTTGGCCAAAATCACTTATCCGGACGAATTTGCCATTCCCCAGCCTTGGTTAGAAAACTCCTGGTTACCGAACCAGGTCATCGGGAAACAAAAGAAATAA
- the gltA gene encoding citrate synthase, whose protein sequence is MIESDIKAKLSFSDGTPDIDLPIYKGTVGPDVIDIRKLYGQTGKFTYDSGFLSTASCNSKITYIDGDKGELLYRGYPIEDLANNCDFLEVCYLLINGELPNATEKKDFEEMVMHHTMVHEQMQFFLRGFRRDAHPMSVLTGLVGAMAAFYHDAIDYSQPKAREVAQIRLIAKMPTLVAMAYKYSVGQPFIYPDNSLSYTANFMRMMFATPCEEYKVNPVLVRALDRIFTLHADHEQNASTSTVRLCGSSGTNPFAAISAGIACLWGPAHGGANEACLQMLNEIQANGGVEKIHEFIAQVKDKNSSVRLMGFGHRVYKNFDPRAKLMRETCYEVLNELGLQDDPLFKLAMTLEKIALEDDYFVSRKLYPNVDFYSGIVQRALGIPTEMFTCIFALARTVGWIAQWEEMITDPEYKIGRPRQLYVGETARKVPNISVRK, encoded by the coding sequence ATGATTGAATCGGACATCAAAGCAAAACTCTCGTTTTCGGATGGAACACCAGATATTGATCTGCCAATTTACAAGGGGACAGTGGGTCCTGATGTAATCGACATTCGTAAGCTCTATGGTCAGACTGGCAAGTTTACTTACGACTCAGGCTTCTTATCTACTGCGTCATGTAATAGCAAAATTACCTATATCGATGGCGATAAGGGTGAGTTGCTCTATCGCGGCTACCCAATTGAAGATTTAGCTAATAACTGCGACTTCTTGGAAGTTTGCTACCTCTTGATCAATGGTGAATTGCCTAATGCCACTGAGAAAAAAGACTTTGAAGAAATGGTCATGCACCACACGATGGTTCATGAGCAAATGCAATTTTTCTTGCGTGGTTTCCGTCGCGATGCGCATCCAATGTCGGTATTGACTGGCTTGGTTGGCGCAATGGCCGCTTTTTACCATGATGCGATTGACTACAGCCAGCCTAAAGCCCGCGAAGTGGCGCAAATTCGTTTGATTGCGAAGATGCCAACTTTGGTTGCGATGGCTTATAAATATTCTGTAGGTCAACCATTTATCTATCCAGATAACTCTTTGTCATACACCGCTAACTTTATGCGCATGATGTTTGCAACACCATGTGAAGAGTACAAAGTAAACCCAGTATTGGTTCGTGCTTTGGATCGCATCTTCACATTGCATGCAGATCATGAGCAAAATGCTTCCACTTCAACTGTGCGTCTGTGTGGTTCATCAGGCACCAATCCTTTTGCAGCGATCTCTGCTGGTATTGCTTGCCTCTGGGGCCCAGCTCACGGTGGTGCAAACGAAGCCTGCTTACAGATGTTGAACGAGATTCAAGCGAATGGTGGCGTAGAAAAGATTCATGAATTCATCGCTCAAGTTAAAGACAAGAACTCAAGTGTTCGTTTGATGGGCTTTGGTCACCGCGTTTATAAAAACTTTGACCCACGTGCAAAGTTGATGCGTGAAACTTGCTACGAAGTATTGAATGAACTTGGTCTCCAAGATGATCCATTGTTCAAGTTGGCCATGACTCTTGAGAAGATTGCTTTAGAGGACGACTATTTTGTAAGCCGTAAGCTCTATCCAAACGTAGACTTCTACTCAGGCATCGTGCAACGTGCTTTAGGTATCCCAACAGAAATGTTCACCTGTATTTTTGCCTTGGCAAGAACAGTAGGTTGGATTGCTCAGTGGGAAGAAATGATTACTGATCCTGAGTACAAAATTGGACGTCCACGTCAGTTGTACGTAGGCGAAACAGCGCGCAAGGTTCCGAACATCTCAGTTCGTAAATAA
- the leuB gene encoding 3-isopropylmalate dehydrogenase gives MKIAVLPGDGIGPEIVAQAVRVLQALGPKFDLEEAPVGGAAYDVAGHPLPPATLELAKKADAILFGAVGDWKYDTLARELRPEQAILGLRKHLELFANFRPAICYPELTAASSLKPEIIGGLDILIVRELNGDIYFGQPRGIRTSELPLFKGAREGFDTMHYSEPEVERIGYVAFEAARKRGKKVCSVDKANVLETSQLWREVMIRVSKDYPDVELSHMYVDNAAMQLVKAPKAFDVVVTGNLFGDILSDEAAMLTGSIGMLPSASLDKNNKGLYEPSHGSAPDIAGKGIANPLATILSAAMMLRYSLGMPAEADRIEKAVQKVLAQGLRTADIYTEGTKKVSTVEMGDAVVAALA, from the coding sequence ATGAAAATTGCAGTTCTACCGGGCGATGGTATCGGCCCGGAAATCGTTGCTCAAGCCGTTCGAGTGCTCCAAGCGCTTGGCCCAAAGTTTGATTTAGAAGAAGCCCCCGTAGGCGGAGCAGCTTATGACGTCGCTGGACATCCTTTGCCACCAGCCACCCTAGAGCTTGCTAAAAAAGCGGATGCTATTTTGTTTGGTGCGGTAGGTGATTGGAAGTACGACACGCTTGCACGCGAACTGCGCCCCGAACAAGCCATCTTGGGTTTGCGTAAACACCTCGAGTTGTTTGCTAATTTCAGACCAGCAATTTGCTATCCAGAACTTACAGCTGCATCCAGCCTTAAGCCAGAAATCATTGGTGGCTTGGATATCTTGATTGTGCGTGAGCTTAATGGTGATATTTACTTTGGTCAGCCACGCGGTATTCGCACTTCAGAGTTGCCTTTGTTCAAGGGCGCTCGTGAAGGTTTTGACACCATGCATTACAGCGAACCTGAAGTAGAGCGCATTGGATATGTTGCTTTTGAAGCAGCACGCAAGCGTGGCAAGAAGGTTTGTAGCGTAGACAAGGCAAACGTATTGGAAACTTCTCAGCTTTGGCGTGAAGTCATGATTCGGGTTTCTAAAGACTATCCAGATGTTGAGTTATCCCATATGTATGTGGATAACGCTGCGATGCAGTTGGTTAAAGCGCCTAAAGCATTTGATGTAGTGGTAACTGGCAATCTGTTTGGTGACATCTTGTCTGATGAAGCCGCAATGTTGACCGGTTCAATCGGTATGTTGCCATCTGCATCCCTGGATAAGAACAACAAGGGCTTATACGAGCCAAGTCATGGTTCTGCGCCGGATATCGCTGGTAAGGGTATCGCCAATCCATTGGCAACCATTTTGTCTGCAGCAATGATGTTGCGTTATTCATTAGGTATGCCTGCAGAAGCAGATCGCATTGAAAAAGCAGTGCAGAAAGTCTTAGCGCAAGGTTTAAGAACGGCAGACATTTATACCGAAGGCACGAAAAAAGTATCAACAGTTGAAATGGGCGATGCTGTAGTTGCAGCACTTGCGTAA
- the asd gene encoding aspartate-semialdehyde dehydrogenase, translating into MANSKTPLVGLVGWRGMVGSVLMERMLAEKDFDLIEPVFFSTSQAGGVVPLLNGQKVTKSESTLQDANDIKALSRCDIILTCQGGDYTNDIFPKLRTAGWNGHWIDAASALRMKDDAVLVLDPVNRPVIDKALAAGGKNWIGANCTVSLMMMAMGGLVKADMVEWISAMTYQAASGAGAQNMRELLLQMGALRDSVATELADPSSWILDIDRKVTETLRSSEFPKKNFRNTALAGSLIPWIDVPVENGQTKEEWKGGAEFNKILGRPAFRTPGSIPIDGLCVRVGAMRCHSQGLTVKLKKDIPLKEIEAILAADNQWVKVVPNDRETTERDLSPAAVSGTLTVPIGRLHKMAMGPEYLGAFTVGDQLLWGAAEPLRRMLRILLEK; encoded by the coding sequence ATGGCAAATTCAAAAACACCTTTAGTTGGTTTAGTTGGCTGGCGCGGTATGGTTGGTAGCGTTCTCATGGAGAGAATGTTGGCTGAAAAAGACTTCGACCTGATCGAGCCTGTATTTTTTAGTACCAGCCAAGCGGGTGGTGTTGTGCCTTTGCTCAATGGTCAAAAAGTGACTAAGAGCGAAAGCACTTTGCAAGATGCGAATGACATCAAAGCATTGTCACGTTGCGACATCATCTTGACTTGCCAAGGTGGCGATTACACCAATGACATCTTCCCTAAGCTGCGTACAGCAGGGTGGAATGGTCACTGGATTGATGCTGCTAGTGCATTGCGTATGAAGGATGACGCAGTATTGGTTTTAGATCCTGTTAATCGCCCGGTGATTGATAAGGCTTTGGCTGCTGGTGGGAAGAATTGGATCGGCGCTAATTGCACTGTGAGTTTGATGATGATGGCTATGGGTGGCTTGGTTAAGGCTGACATGGTTGAGTGGATTAGCGCGATGACTTATCAAGCAGCTTCTGGTGCTGGCGCTCAAAACATGCGCGAGCTATTGCTGCAGATGGGTGCTTTGCGTGACAGCGTTGCTACTGAGTTGGCTGATCCATCATCTTGGATTCTCGATATTGACCGCAAGGTTACTGAGACATTGCGCTCTTCTGAGTTCCCGAAAAAGAATTTCCGTAACACTGCTTTAGCGGGTAGCCTGATTCCATGGATCGACGTACCTGTTGAGAATGGTCAAACTAAAGAAGAATGGAAGGGTGGCGCTGAGTTCAATAAGATCTTAGGTCGACCTGCATTCCGCACACCTGGCAGCATTCCAATCGATGGTTTATGCGTTCGTGTAGGTGCGATGCGCTGCCATTCACAAGGTTTGACTGTGAAACTCAAAAAAGATATTCCACTGAAAGAGATTGAGGCAATCTTGGCCGCAGATAATCAGTGGGTCAAAGTGGTTCCAAATGATCGCGAAACTACTGAGCGTGATTTATCGCCTGCTGCTGTCAGCGGTACATTGACTGTACCTATTGGCCGTTTGCATAAGATGGCAATGGGCCCAGAGTATTTGGGGGCCTTTACTGTTGGCGACCAACTCTTGTGGGGTGCTGCTGAGCCATTGCGCCGCATGTTGCGCATTTTGCTTGAGAAGTAA
- a CDS encoding phosphoribosylanthranilate isomerase translates to MGLLTYSPGRTRVKICGLKTAADIDSAVSAGVDAVGFVFYPPSVRAVSPNIAAQLISRLPAGVDAVGLVVNPTDEEFAAIRAAASITLWQFHGDETPERCAQLAAGEPWMKAARVGTGFAFDDFSLQYGDANAFLLDALVEGYGGGGVPFDWQGIPQTWVSENAPRVVLSGGLNTHNVGEAVARLHPCAVDVSSGVESSRGIKDPALMAQFIQAVRAADAKASSQ, encoded by the coding sequence ATGGGCTTACTGACATATTCTCCGGGCCGAACTAGGGTCAAAATCTGCGGTTTAAAGACTGCGGCTGACATCGATTCCGCAGTTTCTGCAGGGGTTGATGCGGTTGGCTTCGTCTTTTATCCGCCCAGTGTGCGTGCTGTGAGCCCTAATATCGCTGCGCAGCTCATTTCTAGGCTCCCAGCAGGGGTAGATGCCGTTGGACTAGTCGTCAATCCTACAGATGAAGAATTTGCCGCTATTCGGGCTGCTGCCTCAATCACCTTATGGCAGTTTCATGGGGATGAGACCCCAGAGCGCTGTGCCCAGCTTGCTGCAGGCGAGCCTTGGATGAAGGCTGCTCGTGTAGGAACTGGCTTCGCTTTTGACGATTTTTCCCTACAATATGGGGATGCAAATGCTTTTCTGCTGGATGCCCTGGTTGAGGGATACGGTGGCGGAGGCGTTCCTTTTGATTGGCAAGGGATTCCACAGACATGGGTAAGCGAAAACGCGCCTCGGGTCGTTTTGAGTGGTGGATTGAACACGCACAACGTGGGCGAGGCAGTTGCACGCCTGCATCCTTGCGCGGTTGACGTCAGTAGTGGCGTAGAAAGCAGCAGGGGTATTAAAGATCCTGCGCTCATGGCCCAATTTATTCAAGCAGTGCGCGCAGCGGATGCCAAAGCATCATCCCAATAA
- the trpA gene encoding tryptophan synthase subunit alpha, whose translation MSKITALFKELKATGKKGLIPFITAGDPDPKQTVELMHALVRGGSSVIELGVPFSDPMADGPVIQRSSERALTQGVTLHSCLEMVKEFRKQDANTPVVLMGYANPVEQMGAERFATEAKAAGVDGVLVVDYPPEECVDFAARMRVAGIDPIFLLAPTSSHARIKEAAKIASGYIYYVSMRGVTGASNLNTQDVASIIPKIREETDIPIAVGFGISDAASAKAVSVSADAVVIGSRIIRLLEDAPPGQAVQSLETFIREIRDALDS comes from the coding sequence ATGTCAAAAATTACTGCGCTCTTCAAGGAGCTAAAAGCAACAGGCAAAAAAGGATTGATCCCTTTTATTACTGCAGGCGATCCAGATCCTAAACAAACCGTTGAACTCATGCATGCATTAGTTCGCGGCGGTTCGAGTGTGATTGAGTTAGGTGTGCCATTTTCAGATCCAATGGCTGATGGTCCTGTCATTCAGAGATCATCGGAACGCGCACTGACTCAAGGTGTCACTTTGCATAGCTGCTTAGAGATGGTGAAAGAATTCCGCAAGCAGGATGCTAATACGCCAGTTGTTTTGATGGGTTATGCAAACCCAGTTGAGCAAATGGGAGCAGAGCGTTTTGCAACCGAAGCGAAGGCTGCCGGTGTCGACGGTGTTCTCGTAGTAGATTACCCACCAGAAGAGTGCGTGGACTTTGCCGCTCGTATGCGCGTTGCCGGCATTGATCCGATCTTCTTATTAGCGCCTACTTCATCACATGCGCGCATTAAAGAGGCGGCCAAAATAGCTTCAGGTTATATCTATTACGTTTCCATGAGAGGGGTTACTGGTGCTTCTAACCTCAATACTCAGGATGTCGCCAGCATCATCCCAAAAATTCGTGAAGAGACGGATATTCCGATTGCTGTAGGCTTTGGTATTAGCGATGCAGCTAGCGCCAAGGCGGTATCGGTAAGTGCTGATGCAGTGGTAATTGGCAGCCGAATTATTCGCCTTTTAGAGGATGCGCCCCCTGGGCAGGCGGTACAATCACTGGAAACCTTCATTCGTGAGATACGCGACGCATTGGATAGCTAA
- the leuC gene encoding 3-isopropylmalate dehydratase large subunit, whose product MSRTLYDKLWDDHVVYSEEDGTATIYIDRQLLHEVTSPQAFEGLNLAGRPVWRISANLAVSDHNVPTTDRSEGITDPISKLQVDTLDQNCDAFGITQYKMNDTRQGIVHVIGPEQGATLPGMTVVCGDSHTSTHGAFGALAFGIGTSEVEHVLATQTLLMKKSKNMLVRVDGRLQPGSTAKDIVLAVIGKIGTAGGTGYTIEFAGEAIRNLSMEGRMTICNMAIEAGARAGLVAVDETTIEYIQGRPYAPKGPAMLQALQYWRTLHSDPDAKFDAVVELRAEEIAPQVTWGTSPEMVLPISERVPDPEKERDPNKRSAMERALEYMNLTPNTPLSSISIDKVFIGSCTNSRIEDMRAAAKVVDRLGKKVAANVKLALVVPGSGLVKAQAEREGLDRIFKAAGFEWREPGCSMCLAMNADRLEPGERCASTSNRNFEGRQGNGGRTHLVSPAMAAAAAIEGHFVDVRKIS is encoded by the coding sequence ATGTCTCGTACGCTTTATGACAAATTGTGGGATGACCACGTTGTTTACTCTGAAGAAGATGGCACAGCCACAATTTATATTGATCGTCAGTTGCTGCATGAGGTAACCAGTCCGCAGGCATTTGAAGGTTTGAATTTGGCTGGCCGTCCAGTTTGGCGTATCTCCGCCAATTTGGCGGTTTCTGATCACAACGTACCAACAACTGATCGCTCCGAAGGAATTACTGATCCGATATCCAAGTTGCAAGTAGATACTTTGGATCAAAACTGCGATGCCTTTGGAATTACCCAATACAAGATGAACGACACCCGCCAAGGGATTGTTCATGTCATCGGGCCAGAGCAGGGCGCAACTTTGCCTGGCATGACCGTAGTTTGCGGCGACTCTCATACCAGCACCCATGGCGCCTTTGGTGCTTTGGCGTTTGGTATTGGCACTTCGGAAGTCGAGCACGTATTAGCAACCCAAACTTTGCTCATGAAGAAGAGCAAAAACATGTTGGTACGCGTTGATGGTCGCTTACAACCGGGCTCTACTGCTAAGGATATTGTTCTTGCAGTGATTGGCAAGATTGGTACTGCAGGTGGTACGGGTTACACCATTGAGTTTGCTGGTGAAGCCATTCGCAACCTTTCTATGGAAGGTCGTATGACTATCTGCAATATGGCGATTGAAGCTGGTGCTCGTGCCGGTTTAGTTGCTGTAGATGAAACTACGATTGAATATATTCAGGGTCGTCCATATGCGCCTAAGGGCCCAGCGATGTTGCAGGCATTGCAATATTGGAGAACCTTGCATTCAGATCCTGATGCAAAGTTTGATGCCGTAGTCGAATTGCGTGCAGAAGAAATCGCTCCACAGGTTACCTGGGGAACTTCACCAGAAATGGTGCTGCCGATTAGTGAGCGTGTTCCTGATCCAGAAAAAGAGCGTGATCCAAACAAGCGTTCAGCAATGGAGCGTGCTTTGGAGTACATGAACCTTACACCAAACACTCCTCTAAGCAGTATCTCTATAGATAAAGTATTTATCGGCTCATGCACTAACAGTCGCATTGAAGATATGCGTGCTGCTGCTAAGGTTGTAGATCGCTTAGGTAAAAAAGTTGCTGCCAATGTGAAGTTGGCATTAGTTGTTCCTGGTTCTGGTTTGGTAAAAGCCCAAGCAGAGCGTGAAGGCTTGGATCGTATATTCAAGGCTGCTGGCTTTGAATGGCGTGAACCTGGTTGCTCTATGTGCTTGGCCATGAATGCTGATCGCTTGGAGCCGGGAGAGCGTTGCGCCTCAACATCGAATCGCAACTTCGAAGGTCGTCAAGGCAATGGTGGTCGCACGCATTTGGTTAGCCCTGCAATGGCAGCTGCTGCAGCGATCGAAGGTCACTTTGTTGATGTACGTAAGATTTCATAA
- the trpB gene encoding tryptophan synthase subunit beta, whose product MYDKPDARGHFGPYGGVFVSETLMFALDELKEAYAKYQHDPKFIEEFHYELKHFVGRPSPVYHAKSWSEMLGGAQIYLKREDLNHTGAHKINNVIGQAMLAKRMGKPRIIAETGAGQHGVATATICARFGLDCTVYQGSVDVARQAQNVFRMKLLGAKVVPVESGTKTLKDALNEAMRDWVTNVDNTFYIIGTVAGPHPYPMMVRDFQSVIGEECKVQMPEMTGRQPDYVLACVGGGSNAMGIFYPYIDFPEVKLVGVEAAGHGLGSGLHSAALCVGTPGVLHGNRTYLLQDKNGQISETHSVSAGMDYPGVGPEHAWLKDSGRADYVAITDEEALQAFHDCCQIEGIIPALESSHAIAYACKLAKTLPKDKTILVNLSGRGDKDMHTVAQATGSEG is encoded by the coding sequence ATGTACGACAAGCCAGATGCACGAGGACACTTCGGTCCTTACGGCGGGGTGTTTGTTTCTGAGACATTGATGTTTGCCTTAGATGAGCTTAAAGAAGCTTATGCAAAGTATCAACACGATCCAAAATTCATTGAAGAGTTTCATTACGAGCTTAAACATTTTGTTGGTAGACCCTCTCCGGTTTATCACGCTAAGAGTTGGAGTGAAATGCTGGGTGGCGCACAAATTTATCTGAAGCGTGAAGATTTAAATCACACTGGTGCACACAAGATTAATAACGTGATTGGTCAAGCGATGTTGGCCAAGCGTATGGGTAAGCCTCGCATTATTGCTGAGACAGGAGCAGGGCAGCACGGTGTTGCTACAGCAACGATCTGCGCTCGCTTTGGCCTAGACTGCACGGTCTATCAAGGCTCTGTGGACGTAGCCCGTCAGGCGCAAAACGTATTCCGCATGAAACTACTTGGCGCTAAGGTAGTTCCAGTGGAGTCTGGTACCAAGACTTTGAAAGATGCGCTCAATGAAGCGATGCGCGATTGGGTTACCAATGTGGATAACACTTTCTACATCATTGGCACTGTCGCAGGACCACATCCTTATCCAATGATGGTGAGAGATTTTCAGAGCGTGATTGGTGAAGAGTGCAAAGTGCAGATGCCAGAGATGACTGGTCGTCAGCCTGACTATGTTTTAGCTTGTGTTGGCGGCGGCTCTAATGCGATGGGCATTTTTTATCCTTATATTGATTTCCCGGAAGTGAAACTCGTTGGTGTTGAAGCTGCAGGTCATGGCTTGGGAAGTGGTTTGCATTCAGCGGCCTTGTGCGTTGGAACACCTGGCGTGTTGCACGGCAACCGTACTTATTTATTGCAAGACAAGAATGGCCAGATCTCTGAAACACATTCTGTTTCTGCTGGTATGGACTATCCCGGTGTTGGTCCTGAACATGCATGGTTAAAAGATTCTGGTCGCGCAGACTATGTGGCGATTACAGATGAAGAGGCGCTCCAAGCATTCCATGATTGCTGCCAGATTGAAGGCATCATTCCTGCGCTTGAGTCTTCTCATGCCATTGCCTATGCCTGTAAGCTTGCTAAGACCTTGCCTAAAGACAAGACGATCTTGGTCAACCTCTCTGGCCGTGGTGATAAGGATATGCATACCGTTGCACAGGCAACAGGTTCAGAAGGTTAA